In Ovis aries strain OAR_USU_Benz2616 breed Rambouillet chromosome 13, ARS-UI_Ramb_v3.0, whole genome shotgun sequence, the following are encoded in one genomic region:
- the LOC101105269 gene encoding 14-3-3 protein zeta/delta-like: MDKNELVQKAKLAEQAERYDDMAACMKSVTEQGAELSNEERNLLSVAYKNVVGARRSSWRVVSSIEQKTEGAEKKQQMAREYREKIETELRDICNNVLSLLEKFLIPNASQAESKVFYLKMKGDYYRYLAEVAAGDDKKGIVDQSQQAYQEAFEISKKEMQPTHPIRLGLALNFSVFYYDILNSPEKACSLAKTAFDEAIAELDTLSEESYKDSTLIMQLLRDNLTLWTSDTQGDEAEAGEGGEN; the protein is encoded by the coding sequence ATGGATAAAAACGAGCTGGTACAGAAGGCCAAACTGGCCGAGCAGGCTGAGCGATATGATGACATGGCAGCCTGCATGAAGTCTGTAACTGAGCAAGGAGCTGAATTATCCAATGAGGAGAGGAATCTTCTCTCAGTTGCTTATAAAAATGTTGTAGGAGCCCGTAGGTCATCTTGGAGGGTCGTCTCCAGTATTGAGCAAAAGACGGAAGGTGCTGAGAAAAAACAGCAGATGGCTCGAGaatacagagagaaaatagagacCGAGCTAAGAGATATCTGCAATAATGTACTGTCTCTTTTGGAAAAGTTCTTGATCCCAAACGCTTCACAAGCAGAGAGCAAAGTCttctatttgaaaatgaaaggagaCTACTATCGCTACTTGGCTGAGGTTGCAGCTGGTGATGACAAGAAAGGGATTGTGGATCAGTCACAGCAAGCATACCAAGAAGCTTTTGAAATCAGCAAAAAGGAAATGCAACCAACGCATCCTATCAGACTGGGTCTGGCCCTTAACTTCTCTGTGTTCTATTATGACATTCTGAACTCCCCTGAGAAAGCCTGCTCTCTTGCAAAGACAGCATTTGATGAAGCCATTGCTGAACTTGATACATTAAGTGAAGAGTCATACAAAGACAGCACGCTAATAATGCAGTTACTGAGAGATAACTTGACATTGTGGACATCGGACACCCAAGGAGACGAAgctgaagcaggagaaggaggggaaaatTAA
- the CST3 gene encoding cystatin C precursor, producing the protein MVGSPRAPLLLLAALIVSLALALSPVAAQGPRKGRLLGGLMEADVNEEGVQEALSFAVSEFNKRSNDAYQSRAMRVVRARKQVVSGMNYFLDVKLGRTTCTKSQTNLDSCPFHDQPHLKREKLCSFQVYVVPWMNTINLVKFSCQD; encoded by the exons ATGGTGGGCTCCCCGCGCGCCCCGCTGCTCCTGCTGGCCGCCCTGATCGTCTCCCTGGCCCTGGCCTTGAGCCCTGTGGCCGCGCAGGGCCCTAGAAAGGGTCGCCTACTGGGCGGCCTGATGGAGGCGGACGTCAACGAGGAGGGCGTGCAGGAGGCGCTGTCCTTTGCGGTCAGCGAGTTCAACAAGCGAAGCAACGACGCTTACCAGAGCCGCGCGATGCGCGTGGTGCGCGCCCGCAAGCAG GTTGTGTCGGGGATGAACTACTTCTTGGACGTGAAGCTTGGCCGGACTACATGTACCAAGTCCcagaccaacttagacagctgTCCCTTCCATGACCAGCCGCACCTGAAGAGG GAAAAGCTGTGCTCCTTCCAGGTTTACGTCGTCCCGTGGATGAACACCATCAACCTGGTGAAGTTTAGCTGCCAGGATTAA